CTTCAATCAATAACTTAAGTGCTTCTTTAATTTTCAGCTTACGGTTCTTTTTCTTGTCACCCGACATGTTTTGGAACATGCTCTGTAGCTGGCTGGTCATTTCTTCCATACCAGGAGGTGACATGATCTCAACATGAGGCGCCGTTTCTGCGATGTCGATCTCAATTTCTTTGTCGTCTAACTGACCTTCACGTAGTTTCTTACGAAATACTTGGCGTGTTGACGAATTTTCATTTGGCTGAGACTCACCCCAAGCGTCTTTTGCTGGTGGCAAAAGTGCATCTAAAATACGCTCTTCAGCAGCTTCTTCAGCGCGGAATTTGAATTTCTTAGTTTGCTGTTCACGTGTTAGTTTAAAAGAAACTTCAACTAGGTCACGGATGATGGTTTCAACTTCTTTACCAACATAACCCACTTCGGTGAACTTAGTCGCTTCTACTTTGATAAATGGCGCGTTAGCAAGCTTTGCTAAACGGCGGGCAATTTCAGTTTTACCTACACCCGTTGGGCCGATCATCAAAATATTCTTTGGTGTAACTTCTGCACGCAGCTCTTCATCAAGCTGCATACGACGCCAGCGGTTGCGCAGTGCAATCGCGACGGCTTTTTTGGCTTTGTCCTGACCGATAATGTGTTGATCAAGCTCGTGCACAATCTCTCTTGGAGTCATAGCTGTCATGACGAGTCCTATTACAATTCTTCGATAGTTTGGAAATTATTGGTAAATACGCAGATATCGCCAGCGATCTTCAGGCTCTTTTCCACGATTTCTTTCGCACTTAAGTCTGTATTTTCAAGTAGTGCGGTTGCAGCCGCCTGTGCGAAGTTACCACCACTGCCGATAGCAATAAGGTCATGCTCTGGCTGCACCACATCGCCGTTACCTGTGATGATAAGCGAGGCGGTTTCATCGGCTACCGCAAGTAGGGCTTCAAGCCTTCTTAATGCTCTGTCGGTACGCCAGTCTTTTGCCATTTCTACGGCTGCTTTAGTGAGATGGCCTTGGTGCATCTCAAGCTTTGCTTCAAAGCGTTCAAATAATGTAAATGCATCAGCTGTACCGCCAGCGAAACCTGCCAGTACTTTACCATTGTATAGACGACGTACTTTACGTGCGTTGCCTTTCATAACTGTGTTACCAAGCGAAACTTGGCCATCACCGCCGATAACCACTTTGTCATCGCGACGAACACTAACGATGGTAGTCATAGTAATCCTTATCTGGGCCTGTGCCCGTGTAACTCTAGATTAGTAGGAAATATGGGTAGACTTATAAAAATCAAGTCCAGCCCCAAATCCCGCAGCCAAATATCCCAACACGCTGCAACTTGTTTTTATCACTCTCGGCTAAACGTTTGGTATCGTAGGGACCAAGACGGACACGATACCAGACACCGTTACTCCCTTCGGTACGACGGATCTCCGCGATTAATCCAGCAAACGCAACTTTGGCTTTCATGGCTTCGGCTTGGCTATGGGTTCTAAATGAACCACACTGCATTTGATAGGGGCCTTTGCTCTCGATCTCTTTAACTTCGACCTTGATTTCATGATTTTTAATTTCTTCAATGAACTCAGGTGGGCGAGGCTTTGGTTTAATAACCTTTTGCTCGGCAATTGGGTGCGGGTTTTTGGCTTGCTCTACTTCTTTAGGATCGGCATTGGTTTTTATAAACCAAAGACCGTAGGCAAACCCACCGATCAGTAGAAATGCAAAAATAGCAGCAATAACAGGAAATTTTGCCGATTTTTCTGGCTTGTCTTTCCCCTTGCCTTTAGGTTTCTTATTGATGTAATCGTGCTGTGCCATAGGTTATTTGATTTTAATAGCTATCCATTGGATCAACATCTATGCTCCAGCGTACTCGATTGGCAGACTCATGCGTGGCGATATAGCGCGCAAGTTGCGAAAGGTAGTCCCGCAGCACAGTGCGTTGTTGTGCGTGTATATGTAATTGATATCTGAACTTTCCAGCTATTCGTTCAAGTGGTGCTGGAATTGGACCCAGCAATTGTATACCAGGATAGGGGGTAGCTGGAACCAAATCCGACAAAAAGCGCAATACTGTATTTATATTTGTTGCCTCGGCGCGGATGATAGCTAAGTGTGCGAAGGGGGGAAGCATTGCTTCTTCACGCTCTTGTAAGGCATATCGCGCAAAGTCGCCGTAGCCGTTATTGATTAAATCTTGCAATAATGGATGTTCTGGAAAATGTGTTTGCAATAACACGGTTCCCGCTTCACCGGCGCGTCCGGCTCGTCCAGCAACTTGCGTAATAAGCTGCGCCATTTGCTCGGTTGCTCTAAAGTCGCAAGAGTAAAGTCCTGAGTCCACATCCAAGATAATCACAAGACTGACATCGGCAAAGTGGTGGCCTTTGGCAAGCATTTGAGTGCCGACCAGAATTCGCGCGCCACCTTGATTAATCTCTTCAAGGGCGCTTTCAAGGCTGCCCTTACGGCGCGTGGAGTCTCGGTCAATGCGAGTAACAGGAATATCAGCGAAGCGTTCGCTTAAAAAGCCTTCGAGTTGTTCTGTACCAAGCCCTGTGGGCATGATTTGGGTGCTGCCGCAATCTGGACACTGTCTCGGTACAAAGTCCTGCTCACCGCAATGATGGCATACCAAGCGGTTCATGTTTTTATGGTACGTGGCGCTGGTAGAGCAATGTTTACAGGTATTAAGCCATCCGCATTCGTGACACATCAATGTTGGTGCAAAACCCCGACGATTTAGAAACACCATAACCTGCTTACCGCGAGCGAGTGTTTTTTCCATCCAATGTAAACTCATTGGTGAAAACCCGCCTTGTTCTGGCTGACCTTTCATGTCTACAAGGTGAAATTGGTTATCGTGCTGGGTCTGCGCTCGTTTACTCAGTGTGACGAGTTGATATTTGTTGGTAATGGCTTTGTGTAATGTTTCTAATGCCGGTGTTGCGGTTCCCAAAAGCAAGGGGCAGTGCGCCTGATGCGCTCGAAATGCAGCGAGATCTCTGGCGTGATAGCGCAGGCCTTCTTGCTGTTTAAACGAGTTGTCGTGCTCTTCGTCAACGATGATCATGCCGAGATTTTGAAATGGCAAAAAAATGGCCGAGCGAGTACCGATAACCAAAGCGCTCAGACCCTTTTCGGCACGACGCCAAGTATGCAGGCGCTCGTTATCGGTTAGATTTGAGTGCCATAAATCAATGGGCAGGTTATTAAAGCGCTTTTTAAAGCGGTTGACTGTTTGCGGTGTGAGTCCAATTTCAGGCACCAAGATCAGTGCTTGTTTACCCGCTTTTATTATGTTTTCAAGGCTTTGTAAGTAGACTTCGGTTTTACCACTTCCCGTTACACCTTCGATTAAAAAGGTACGGTAACCGACTTGTGCATTGACAGCGCTGCAAATAGTCGCTTGCTGGTCGTTTAGGCGCGGCTTTTCGCCTAGCTGTAATTCGTTTTGCGACCAATCACTATCATGCTCAATAGATTGTGAGATAAGCGCTTTTTCTTCCAATGCTTTAATCGTTTGGCTAGCAAACCCGAGCGCTTTGAGCTCGCTTAATTTTATTGCGCCACCTTCATATAATTGAGAAAGCAGTGCTTGTTGCTTTTTGGCTCGTAGTGTTGGTAGCTTTTGCCCTTTTTCCGTTAATCTGACGATAGGGATCTGTGTTTTGTCTGGGCTTCCACCATCTCTGAGTACTGCCGGTAGTGCTGTGAATAAGGTATCGCCAATAGGATGACAGTAATACTGAGAGACAAAGTGTAAAAAGCTAAGTTGTGCTTGATTAAAGACAGGATGCTCGTCCAACACCTCAATAATTTGCTTGAGCTTTTCTTTTGGTACATCGGTGTCGTCTTTTTTAGCAAGCGCAATTGCAGTGCAACGACGGTTGGCGAAATTGACGGTGACTCTCATTCCTGCTTCAACTTGCATGGTTGGTGCTAGCAAATAGTCGAATGTTCGGTGCAGTGGCAGCTTTAAAGCTACTTCAAGAATGAGCATGTATTACAATTCCATAAAGTGAGCGCAGTGACGAAGTATATACCTAAGGTGGCACGAATTGAAAACGTACTCTGCGACGGCGATAAAAAACTCTGAAATATTGCTTGTAGATTGTTCAGTTAGGCACTAGAATATGCGTCCACATTTTTGTATAACTACGTATGGTGCCAGGCTTCGGGTTTGGAGAGCGATACGGCCTTAACTAGAGGTTGCTATGAAAGAAGGTATTCACCCTAATTACGAGACGATCACTGCATCGTGCTCTTGCGGTAACAAGTTCGAAACTCGTTCAACGCTATGTAAAGATATTCACCTAGACGTATGTTCTGCATGTCACCCGTTCTACACTGGTAAGCAGAAGATCCTTGACACAGGTGGCCGTGTAGATCGCTTTAACAAGCGTTTCGGTGCACTTAGCAGCAAGAAGTAATCTTGTTGGTCTAGTCGAAAGAAGCACCTTTGGGTGCTTTTTTTGTGCTTGTTTGAAAATACCTTCCCGATTTATACATCCTATTCTTCATCAACAGACAGACCGTCAGTCACCCTGTCTTATTGTGTCTTTTATTCTTCTAAAATAAAAAACTTGCCAGTTTGGCAGCAAAACTTTACTGATCTCTTGGGTTGAGTAAAAACTCTATTTAGTAGATAAATACTGAACATTTACGAGCTTAAGTTGTGAAAATAATCAAAGCTCATATAGTAAATAGTATCAGGTATGAGCACTTTATATAAACTAAAGTCACTATATTGCGATTAAATGTGGGTATCTTGACGTTAAAGTTAGTTAAGTTGCTATTTTCTTATTGTTTTTATATTTGGTGTACATCTGTGTCAATTTTATTCACTTTGTGCTGGTTTTAGCGTCTTATTTTTTAAGTTTTAGTCATTTTATTTGTGAAATATTTCTTAAAATTGAGCTTATCTTCTCGGAAAAGTATAGAAAATACCGTGCTAGTGGATAGACCTGATTTTACTTGAATAATGAGCAAAACTCGGTATTGTGTGAATACGGTCGATTAACTATATGTCCTATTGACATACCGCGACAGCAAAGCACATATGCTTGTTGAGTGGTTGAATGTCGTCGCTCATATAGTTAATCGCACTGTGTGTTGCTGTAACCAGCCAGATAGGTTGCCGACATTCAGAATGCGAACGTTTACCACACTCTCACATTAACTTCGTAGGAAAATATCGCGCCATGACAGATTTTCGTCAACAAGCTCTAGATTATCACGAGAAGCCCGTTCCAGGTAAAATCAGTGTTGAACTCACTAAACCTGCCGAGACCGTAAAAGACTTAGCACTTGCATATAGCCCAGGTGTTGCAGAGCCAGTACGTGAAATCGCGGCTGATCCGGCGAATGCATACCGTTACACGGGTAAAGGAAATATGGTTGCGGTGATCAGTAATGGTACGGCAATTCTTGGCTTGGGTAACTTAGGTCCTTTGGCGTCAAAGCCTGTTATGGAAGGTAAGGCGCTATTATTTAAGCGTTTTGCGGGTCTTGATTCAATCGATATCGAAGTTAAGCACAATACCACCGAAGACTTCATCAATACGGTGGCAAATATCGCAGACACGTTTGGTGGTATTAACCTTGAAGATATTAAAGCGCCAGAGTGCTTTGAAATTGAGCGCGCGCTAATCGAACGTTGTGACGTTCCTGTATTCCATGATGATCAGCACGGCACCGCAATTGTAACCGCTGCGGGTATGCTGAATGCATTGGAAATCCAAGGTAAAGATATTCATGATGCGATTATTGTGTGTCTTGGCGCGGGTGCAGCCGCTATTGCTTGTATGGAATTATTGATCAAATGCGGTGCTCAACGTGAGCACATCTATATGCTGGATAGAAAAGGCGTGATCCATACTCGCCGTGATGACCTAAATGAATACAAAGAGCTGTTTGCAAACAACACGGATAAGCGTACGTTACAAGACGTGATTGCGGATGCGGACGTATTTGTTGGTGTTTCTGGTCCAGACTTACTTTCTGCTGAAGATCTGAAGCTAATGGCTGACAAGCCAGTGGTATTCGCTTGCTCTAACCCAGATCCTGAGATCAGCCCTGACGTTGCACACGGTGCACGTAATGATTTGATCATGGCGACAGGTCGCTCAGATTATCCAAACCAAGTGAATAACGTGCTGTGTTTCCCGTTTATCTTCCGTGGTGCGCTTGATGTACGTGCAACCGCTATCAATGACGAGATGAAGATTGCAGCGGTTGAAGCGATTAGAACGATTGCGAAAGAACCAGTGCCTGCTGAAGTGTTAAAAGCGGCTGACGTGGATAGTCTTGAGTTTGGTCCTGAGTATATTATTCCAAAACCAATGGACCCGCGTTTGTTACCTCGTATCGCAAAAGCGGTAGCGGTAGCTGCAATTGAATCAGGCGTGGCACAAATCGATATGCCTGCTGGATATATGGAATAATACCATTGGTATTATCCAAATGAAAAAAGCCTCGATTGAGGCTTTTTTTGTGTCTGTTTTCCAGAGCGAGAGAGTAGCTATCACTCTTCGTTTATTTCTGGGATCTCCAAACCGCGCTCTTCCATTATTTGTCTTACCTCTAGCGGAATACGCTCTGGATTATCTTTTCTCAAGTCTTCATCGCTCGGCAGTGGCTGACCTGTGAAAGCATGTAGAAACGCCTCACATAAAAGCTCACTGTTCGTGGCATGACGTAAGTTATTCACTTGGCGACGTGTACGCTCATCAGTTAGCACTTTGAGTACATTCAGAGGTATGCTCACCGTGATCTTTTTTACTTGCTCTGCTTTCTTACCGTGTTCTGCATATGGGTGAATATACTCACCGTTCCATTTTGCCATAATTGTGTACTTGCCTCAGTTACATCAATGCCAATATGACTGGGTTCTGGTCTACATTATTCACCAACCGCATGAATATAGAGATAACCTTACGAATTAAAGATAAATCCCAAACTCAAAGAGATGAATAAACTAATCCGCCATAGCGAGATAGAAGAATCTCTGCCATAGTTTTCAATAACTCAGTCGTATTAGCAACGCCTAGAGTGGCGAAATTTTATCGGTTTAAAAAAGATAGTCAAATACTAGTTATTTAGCCATTTAGCAGTATAAATGTTTTGACTTCTAGTTTCTGTTGCTCTAACCTTTTAGACGTCTAAACATCCAACTATCTAGGTGACCTTATGAGTCAAGTTAACAAATCGACGGTTGCAGTGCGTCACGGTATAGAAGCTGATAAAGCGCATGGGGCAGTAGTGCCACCGCTTTACCTTTCTACCACCTATTCTTTTGCCGATTTTGATACCAAACGCGACTACGATTATGGCCGCAGCGGTAACTTTAATCGTGATGTGCTTGCACAGGCACTTACCGAACTAGAAGGTGGTGCTCGTGGCATTATTACCGCGACTGGTATGGCTGCCGTTCACCTAGTAACACAGCTACTTAACCATGACGATACGCTGGTTATTCCACATGACTGTTACGGTGGTAGCTATCGCTTATTTACATCGCTTGCAAAGCGTGGACTACTCAAATTAGCCGTCTTGGATCTCACGCAACCTGAAAGTCTTGCACAGCTGCAGCAGATCAAACCTAAATTAGTTTGGATTGAAACACCAAGTAACCCAATATTAAGGCTAACGGATATAGAAGCCGTCGTAAATGCAGCACACGCTGTGGGTGCTTTGGTTGCCGCCGACAACACCTTCTTGTCTCCTGCACTACAAAATCCCATTGCCTTTGGCGTGGATGTAGTCGTGCATTCAACCACTAAATATATCAATGGTCATTCTGATGTCGTGGGGGGCGCGGTGATCGCGCGTACACAGGAGTTGGGTGATGAGTTAGCTTGGTGGGCGAATAATATTGGTATTACCGGCGCACCTTTTGATAGTTATCTTACCCTACGTGGGCTGCGCACCTTAAACGTGCGTTTACGCCAACATCAAGAAAATGCCCAGCTGATTGCGGAGTATTTAGAAAAGTCGGCGTATGTTAGCCAAGTTTATTACCCTGGCCTTGAGTCGCATCCTCAACACGAACTTGCGAAAAAACAACAACTCGGTTTTGGTGGTATGGTGAGCTTCGATATCAAAGGCGATCTGCAAACATCTGCGAAGTTTTTAACGTCTCTAACGCACTTTTCATTGGCAGAATCTTTAGGTGGGGTTGAGAGTCTTATTTGCCATCCAGCGACAATGACACACGCAGGTATGGATCCGCAAGCACGTTTAGAAGCGGGAGTGGGCGACACGTTGATTCGTATTTCTGTGGGCATTGAAGATGCACAGGATCTCATTGCAGATCTGGAATCAGGATTTGCATGTATTGATGAAAGTCAGGCGAGTGATGATGCAAAGTCATTCAAATTAACGCCTGCACATACAGTAGCGTTGTGGTGAGTAAATGGCAAAAGTAGTACATAAGTTTGGTGGTTCGAGTTTAAGCTCGCCAGAGCGTTATCAGGCAGTTGCCAAGATAGTGTTAGAGCAATGTCGGCTGGGTGACAGTGTTGTGGTTTCTGCTGCAGGAAAAACAACGAATACACTAGTGAAGTTATGGCAAAGCTTTGAGCAGCAAGATGTTCGCGCATTCAACGATGTTTTATTACAAGTTGAAAACCATCAGCGTGAATTAATTGATGCCTTGTTTGTAGGTGAACAACACGGTGTGTTACTCAAACAGCTTGTCAATGAGCTGCAGGCAATCGCTTTAGGGCGAGAAGAACAGCAGCTTCACTACGCCAGCTTACTTGCACATGGAGAGCTATGGTCGGCTCGTATATTAGCAAACTACCTAAATTCTCAGGGTATTGAAGCCAAAGCTATCGACGCTCGTACGTTATTTGTACAACAAGAGGGAGTGTTACTACACGCCCATAACAAAGAAGCGTGCTATCGCGCAATTGATGACCACGCTATCTATATCGTTACCGGTTTTATTGCCGCAAATGCACAAGGTGAAACGGTGACTTTAGGCCGAAATGGCAGTGACTATAGCGCAACTTTGTTGGCAAGTTATCTTGATGCAGCTCAAGTATCAATTTGGACGGATACAACTGGTGTATTCAGCACTGATCCACGTAAAGTCGCCAATGCCATAAAATACACTAAGGTATGTCGTGGCCAAGCTGAATTACTCGCACGATTAGGTAATCCGGTACTGCATGCAAAAACGCTGTCTCCACTTAAAGATACCGATATAAAACTACAAGTTCGTAGCAGCTTTGATGCCGATGCACTTGGCACTGAGATAGTAAAGGCTGGCTATAGCAAAGAGAAGCGCTTTATTACCACTTTTGGACAACTTGACCTGTTACGCGTTGAACAGCTAAAAAGTGGTGAAGTAAAACAGCTAAGCCAGCTTATCCAGCATAGCATTCATCATTTTGTTAAAGGTGGAGAGGCACACTTACTGGTGCCATCTGAGTTTAGCCATGTTGTGATCAAAGCGCTTGATTCACGAGCCAATATTATTGAGTCGCAAGTACAAGGCTTTGCTATTGTTGCCCCAAGTCAGGATGTTGCTGGGTTACATCAGCAAGCACTAGAATTATTGGATGAGCATGCGATTGTCACCCGTTTTGTGCTGCAAGAGCGTCATTACAGCTTAGTGTTAACCGATCAAGCAATTGATAGCGATCTACTTGCTATATTGCACGAACGTTTGGTGAATAAAGGCAGAGAGCTTGCTGTGATTGTGGCTGGTGTTGGCAATGTGGGTGAAGTGTTTATCGAACAATGCAAAAACCAAGTCGCTAAGCTGAGTGAGCACTTTG
This portion of the Pseudoalteromonas sp. GCY genome encodes:
- a CDS encoding malic enzyme-like NAD(P)-binding protein, producing the protein MTDFRQQALDYHEKPVPGKISVELTKPAETVKDLALAYSPGVAEPVREIAADPANAYRYTGKGNMVAVISNGTAILGLGNLGPLASKPVMEGKALLFKRFAGLDSIDIEVKHNTTEDFINTVANIADTFGGINLEDIKAPECFEIERALIERCDVPVFHDDQHGTAIVTAAGMLNALEIQGKDIHDAIIVCLGAGAAAIACMELLIKCGAQREHIYMLDRKGVIHTRRDDLNEYKELFANNTDKRTLQDVIADADVFVGVSGPDLLSAEDLKLMADKPVVFACSNPDPEISPDVAHGARNDLIMATGRSDYPNQVNNVLCFPFIFRGALDVRATAINDEMKIAAVEAIRTIAKEPVPAEVLKAADVDSLEFGPEYIIPKPMDPRLLPRIAKAVAVAAIESGVAQIDMPAGYME
- the priA gene encoding primosomal protein N' → MLILEVALKLPLHRTFDYLLAPTMQVEAGMRVTVNFANRRCTAIALAKKDDTDVPKEKLKQIIEVLDEHPVFNQAQLSFLHFVSQYYCHPIGDTLFTALPAVLRDGGSPDKTQIPIVRLTEKGQKLPTLRAKKQQALLSQLYEGGAIKLSELKALGFASQTIKALEEKALISQSIEHDSDWSQNELQLGEKPRLNDQQATICSAVNAQVGYRTFLIEGVTGSGKTEVYLQSLENIIKAGKQALILVPEIGLTPQTVNRFKKRFNNLPIDLWHSNLTDNERLHTWRRAEKGLSALVIGTRSAIFLPFQNLGMIIVDEEHDNSFKQQEGLRYHARDLAAFRAHQAHCPLLLGTATPALETLHKAITNKYQLVTLSKRAQTQHDNQFHLVDMKGQPEQGGFSPMSLHWMEKTLARGKQVMVFLNRRGFAPTLMCHECGWLNTCKHCSTSATYHKNMNRLVCHHCGEQDFVPRQCPDCGSTQIMPTGLGTEQLEGFLSERFADIPVTRIDRDSTRRKGSLESALEEINQGGARILVGTQMLAKGHHFADVSLVIILDVDSGLYSCDFRATEQMAQLITQVAGRAGRAGEAGTVLLQTHFPEHPLLQDLINNGYGDFARYALQEREEAMLPPFAHLAIIRAEATNINTVLRFLSDLVPATPYPGIQLLGPIPAPLERIAGKFRYQLHIHAQQRTVLRDYLSQLARYIATHESANRVRWSIDVDPMDSY
- the metJ gene encoding met regulon transcriptional regulator MetJ — translated: MAKWNGEYIHPYAEHGKKAEQVKKITVSIPLNVLKVLTDERTRRQVNNLRHATNSELLCEAFLHAFTGQPLPSDEDLRKDNPERIPLEVRQIMEERGLEIPEINEE
- the hslV gene encoding ATP-dependent protease subunit HslV, whose product is MTTIVSVRRDDKVVIGGDGQVSLGNTVMKGNARKVRRLYNGKVLAGFAGGTADAFTLFERFEAKLEMHQGHLTKAAVEMAKDWRTDRALRRLEALLAVADETASLIITGNGDVVQPEHDLIAIGSGGNFAQAAATALLENTDLSAKEIVEKSLKIAGDICVFTNNFQTIEEL
- the rpmE gene encoding 50S ribosomal protein L31, which codes for MKEGIHPNYETITASCSCGNKFETRSTLCKDIHLDVCSACHPFYTGKQKILDTGGRVDRFNKRFGALSSKK
- the metL gene encoding bifunctional aspartate kinase/homoserine dehydrogenase II, which translates into the protein MAKVVHKFGGSSLSSPERYQAVAKIVLEQCRLGDSVVVSAAGKTTNTLVKLWQSFEQQDVRAFNDVLLQVENHQRELIDALFVGEQHGVLLKQLVNELQAIALGREEQQLHYASLLAHGELWSARILANYLNSQGIEAKAIDARTLFVQQEGVLLHAHNKEACYRAIDDHAIYIVTGFIAANAQGETVTLGRNGSDYSATLLASYLDAAQVSIWTDTTGVFSTDPRKVANAIKYTKVCRGQAELLARLGNPVLHAKTLSPLKDTDIKLQVRSSFDADALGTEIVKAGYSKEKRFITTFGQLDLLRVEQLKSGEVKQLSQLIQHSIHHFVKGGEAHLLVPSEFSHVVIKALDSRANIIESQVQGFAIVAPSQDVAGLHQQALELLDEHAIVTRFVLQERHYSLVLTDQAIDSDLLAILHERLVNKGRELAVIVAGVGNVGEVFIEQCKNQVAKLSEHFDLKLVGLLRSKQMLFCPSGLNLASWQQQWQNEAIEYNEAELFTRIKELDYEHKVVVDITASERFSELYPQFVEHDCHLISANKYAGTAQQGWYSKLRQQLQERNLLWRYNTSVGAGLPINFALADLQNSGDEVVRIEGVFSGTLSWLCSRYDGSEAFSELVLGAQELGFTEPDPREDLSGRDMQRKLLILARELGIELELEDIELEALMPESLSVGSWQTFLENRQQLDDFYATHYAKATANDAALRYTGALEIASNGKVSAKVGIAQVPNGSAIANLTPGDNIFVIHTKWYEQNPLVIQGPGAGKEVTAAGIHSDLFWLTQNLK
- the hslU gene encoding HslU--HslV peptidase ATPase subunit translates to MTAMTPREIVHELDQHIIGQDKAKKAVAIALRNRWRRMQLDEELRAEVTPKNILMIGPTGVGKTEIARRLAKLANAPFIKVEATKFTEVGYVGKEVETIIRDLVEVSFKLTREQQTKKFKFRAEEAAEERILDALLPPAKDAWGESQPNENSSTRQVFRKKLREGQLDDKEIEIDIAETAPHVEIMSPPGMEEMTSQLQSMFQNMSGDKKKNRKLKIKEALKLLIEEEAAKLVNPEELKEQAIESVEQNGIVFIDEIDKICKRGESSGPDVSREGVQRDLLPLIEGSTVNTKHGMVKTDHILFIASGAFQMAKPSDLIPELQGRLPIRVELEALTAGDFKRILTEPNASLTEQQQALLKTEDVTIDFTDDAITKLAEAAYQVNEKTENIGARRLHTVMEKLMEEISFDASEKAGDTLTIDAAYVEQHLDMLVQDEDLSRFIL
- a CDS encoding SPOR domain-containing protein codes for the protein MAQHDYINKKPKGKGKDKPEKSAKFPVIAAIFAFLLIGGFAYGLWFIKTNADPKEVEQAKNPHPIAEQKVIKPKPRPPEFIEEIKNHEIKVEVKEIESKGPYQMQCGSFRTHSQAEAMKAKVAFAGLIAEIRRTEGSNGVWYRVRLGPYDTKRLAESDKNKLQRVGIFGCGIWGWT
- the metB gene encoding cystathionine gamma-synthase; the protein is MSQVNKSTVAVRHGIEADKAHGAVVPPLYLSTTYSFADFDTKRDYDYGRSGNFNRDVLAQALTELEGGARGIITATGMAAVHLVTQLLNHDDTLVIPHDCYGGSYRLFTSLAKRGLLKLAVLDLTQPESLAQLQQIKPKLVWIETPSNPILRLTDIEAVVNAAHAVGALVAADNTFLSPALQNPIAFGVDVVVHSTTKYINGHSDVVGGAVIARTQELGDELAWWANNIGITGAPFDSYLTLRGLRTLNVRLRQHQENAQLIAEYLEKSAYVSQVYYPGLESHPQHELAKKQQLGFGGMVSFDIKGDLQTSAKFLTSLTHFSLAESLGGVESLICHPATMTHAGMDPQARLEAGVGDTLIRISVGIEDAQDLIADLESGFACIDESQASDDAKSFKLTPAHTVALW